The genomic stretch GATCAAGATCAAGGCCAAGAAAAAAAAGGGAATCCGCAGCTCCTTATCCGTATTCGTGATAACGGGATTGGAATCATTGAGGAACATTTGCCTGTTGTTTTTGATCCCTTTTATACGAGCAAGGAGCCGGGCAAGGGCACAGGATTAGGTCTGTCTGTTTCCCGGTCTCTTGTTGAGACTGCTGGCGGTACAATGGCGTTGCAGAGCGGAATCGGGCAGGGAAGCAGTATGTTGATTATCTTGCCGATTACTCCTTTTAATGACAGAGATGAACATGGATGCTGAAAATATTTTAAAGCATATCCTTGTTGTTGATGATGAGGAAAATATGCGCCATATGTTGTCCGTTTTGCTTACTGGAGAGGGCTATCTGGTGGAGACGGCTGTGGACGGTATGGAGGCTGTCAGGTTATTGAAGGATAAAATCTTTGATTTTGTGCTCTGCGATATCAGAATGCCGAAAATGGACGGATTGGCCTTTCTCAAGGCAGCAGAATCAGTTGAGCATGGTGCCACGGTGATTATGATGTCTGCTTTCGGTTCCGTGGATACAGCCCTTGAGGCGATGAAGCAGGGGGCCTATGATTTTATCTCCAAACCTTTTAAGACCGATGAAGTGGTCCTGGTGCTGAAAAAGGCTGAGGAGCGAGAGCGGTTACGGCGGGAGAATATTCGTCTTAAAAGGAAAATTGCTGAGTTGGAGAAAAAGTCCGGCTTCGGGGCGATGATTGGGAAAAGTAAGGCCATGCAGGAGGTGTTCACCTTGGCCGAAAAGGTAGCAGAGCATCCGACCACTGTGCTGATCACCGGTGAGTCTGGCACAGGCAAGGAACTGGTGGCTGCTGGTATCCATACCAAAAGTGGCAGGGTGGATGAGCCGTTTATTGCGGTGAACTGCGGCAGTGTCCCGGAAAATTTGTTGGAAAGTGAATTTTTCGGCTATGTGCGTGGTGCCTTTACCGGCGCAGATCGTGATAAAAAGGGCCTTTTTGAAGAGGCGGATCAGGGAACCCTTTTTCTTGATGAGATCGCTGAGCTTCCTTTATCTCTGCAGGTGAAATTGTTGCGGGTCTTGCAGGAACAGGAAATCCGACCAGTGGGTTCTGCGCAGAGGAAGAAAATTGATGTGCGCATTCTTGCTGCCACAGCCAGAGATATCAGCGAGGAAGTGCAGCAAGGGCGTTTTCGCGAAGATCTGTTTTATCGGCTGAATGTGATTAATATCCAGGTGCCGCCGTTGCGTAATCGGAGTGAGGATATCCCTGTCCTGTGCGATTATTTTGTTAAAAAATTTACAAAAAGTCTGAACAGACCGGATATTGAGGGGCTGAGTCATGCTGCTCTACAGCAGCTACTTGTCCATGCCTGGCCGGGTAATGTCCGTGAATTGGAAAACGTGTTGGAGCGGGCCGTAATTCTGACGGAAGGGCCGCATATCTTGCCGGAAAATCTCCCTGAAAATATTCAGGGAAGCCGTGCTGATAATGTTGTTGATTTTTTAGTTGGAATTTCCTCGATCAAGGAGGGAAGAAGGATGGTGGAGGAGCGGCTCATCCGGCAGGCTCTTGAGGCCACCCAAGGCAATAAAAGTCAGGCAGCACAGATTCTTGAAATTAGTTATCCTTCGTTGCTGAGTAAGATTAAGGACTACAGGGTGAGTGGACCGTAATCCAGAAGTTATGAGTAGAAAAGTCGGTTGTAAAAAAAGTTTACAATCGGTAAGCAAGAGGAAAAAAAATTTATATTTTTTGATCAATGATTGTGATGGAATCATCACGATTGCTTTTTTTGTTGGTAAAATTTTAAGATAAAAAAGGGTTTTGCGTTTGTTTACCGTTTATTTTTTGCACTGGGAATGTAATTTGCAAGTGTAGAAACAAGGGGTAGCTTGCTGTAAAGAGAAATTTGATAATTGAACTAATTGAACAATATGCGTGATGTGAATGAAGAGAAACAAGAAAATAAGTGATTCGGCAGGCTTTACGTTTCCTGAATTGATGATAGTTATAGCTATTATCGGTGTGATGGCTGCTATTGGATTGCCGGGTCTTTTGCGCGGCCTGCCGGAAAAACGACTGAAACATGCGACGAGAAATCTCTATGCGGATTTACAAAAAGCGAGGTTGCTGGCGGTGAAGGAGAATAGAACCGCAGCAAATCCCGCAAATGTTATCTTTGATACAGTTGAGGGAACATATTCCTATCCGGAAGGAGACGGTACGTCTGTGGTGAACTTGGTCGATCTTTACGGAGATGTAATCTATGGGTGTGATGTAGCGTTTAACGCAGGAATTAAGAATGCCTGGAGGCTGTCTACTGACGACCCTGATGATACAGTTCCTGAATCGGGCCTGACAAGTAATATTATTAACTTTACTAACCTCGGGGGGGCTAATTCGGAGGATGTCTATTTGCAAAGCATGAATGATACAACCGTTTGTTATGCCGTGACAGTATCGCCTCTGGGGGTTGTTAAGGTCTTGCGATATTACGATTCCGTTTGGAGATAGCTGACCCGCAGCTACATGTTGCGGTGTTACAGAAATTGAAAGCTGTTAAGGGAAATGTATTAAAGAGGGGAAACGGATGTTGTTGTAACCTGTAGTAGAAAGAGCTGATGCGATAAACACGCAAGGTGGTGTGTTATGAAGCAGGAAGCATCCAGAAGGAAGGAGGTTTACGGGTTCTCCTTGGTTGAGTTGATATTGGTGATTGCTCTTTTGGGAGTGCTATCAGCTGTTGTTGTGCCAAGTTTCCTGAAAAACTTACCAGAACTGCGGCTTAAAAACGCTGCCCGAAATTTGCATGCGGATCTGCAAAAAGCACGATTGCTGGCGGTGAAGGAGAACAGAAAGGTGACCGTTCGATTTCATGAGGCAGGGGGATATTATTATATAGATGAGGATGAAAAGGGGACTACTGGACATAAAGAATGGAATCCTGATGAAATGAAAGCAGATCTGGCTGATTACGGTGGCGTGATATACGGGCAGGGCAGTGCTGCAAAGAATTGGAATAACGACTTGATCAGCCGAGTTGTGCCGTATCAGGATATCAGCTTTAAAACAACCGGAACAGCGACACCCGCCAGTATCTACCTGCAATATCAGAATGAAAATGGCATAATATATGCTGTCACCACAACAAGTTACGGAACAGTCAAGGTGAGAAGATTCAGCGGCTTGTCCTGGGAGTAATAGGTATGCAGAGAAGAGAACAAAAGGAGAACGGATTCACCTTAATTGAAGTTATGGTCTCTATGGTGATTGCCAGTTTTGTATTTGCCGGGATTTACGGGGTGTATACAATTCAACAGAGGAGTTATACCGTCCAGGAGCAAGTGAGTGAAATGCAGCAAAAGGGCCGGGCTGCTTTGGATTTTTTGGTGCGGGATATTCGGATGGCCAGGTATAACGATCCAGACGGGGCCTGTACCAGCGGAGATATGGCGGTGTGGTCTGCTGGGCCAGCATCTTTTACTTTTGATACCTGTGATCAGTCAAATACGCAACAAACTGTAACGTATAGTCTCATTGTAGATAATACGAAAGAACCACCTGCTTATAGGCTTGTTAGAACAGTTGGCACCGGAACAGCCCAGACCATAGCGGAAGATATTGAAGCCGTGGAGTTTTTCTATACAATTGAGAATAATACTGAGCCTGTTACCTTTACCTCTATGCTGACGGTTCCAGCGGCAAATATGGCTCAGATTCGTTCTGTCCAGATTTCCCTGTTGATTCGGTCGACATATCCAGATCGTAAACATAGAGACGGGGTGCCGTATTACCCGGCATCAGAGCTTCCTGATCCTCCTCCGGCGGTTTTTCCTCCGCCGGTTTGGGATATTAACGGAACAACTGTGAACGGAACCGGTAATCCGCCAACCACAGACCCTTGCGATGATGAATTGGATCGCTGCCATTATCATCGTCGGCTTCTGATCACAACAGTAAAAATGCGTAATATGGGATTATAGCTATGGCAATAGAAAATAGGATTCGGCAGGACGGATTCACCCTGATTGAGACCATGATAGCGATGGTAGTCTTCACCATCGGAATCCTCGGTCTTTTCGGGATGCAGACCACGGCAATCAAAGAAAATCTTACTGCAAACTCGATTACCAGCGGGTCGGCATGGGCCATGGATCAGGTGGAACAGCTGTTGAATCAGGATTATGAAAACCTTCTTGATACTGATAGTGACGGAAATAATTGCGGAGGGTTGGACGACTGGGGCGATAATGCAGACGGGAGTAAAGTGAGCGGTGATGTCGAGCCGATTTACAAGATTTATTGGAATATTGCACGGGGATGTAGCTTAACCAATGTTACGTTTACTCCCACTACCCCTGAAAATGAGATATACAGCCCGAAACATTTGCGGATTATCGTGACCAGAGAGAATGGTGGTGGTGTTGAGAGGGAATTTGCTGTATTTAATTATATTAAACAGAATGTACTTTAATAGCAGAGGTGCGTTATGAAAAAGACAGTTAATCGTCTGGACAATCAGGAGGGTTTTGTGCTGATTGCGGCCCTGCTTATCCTGCTCGTTCTTACCGTTATGGGGATAGCGGTTAACCGAGGAACTATGACCGAGTGGCGGATCGCTATGAATGACCGTGAACAAAAAGAAACGTTCTACGAAGCGGATGCAGCCACAGAATTAGCGGCTGAGGTGCTGGTGCAGAATATCGCCTGTATGGGGTTTAATGAAAATGAAAAAGGTATGGTGCTGAGAGGGGTGGATAAGGATCATCATGCGTACATTAAACACCATGCGGTTGGTTTCTGGCGTTTTTATGCGCCTGACGGGACAGCGGTTCCCTCTTACGGCTTAGATCGGGACGTCGACGGTGTGCTTGATGGTGTGCCTAACGGAGAATGGGATTGCGATACGGATAGTACGCCTGACGAGGTCGGAAACAATGTTTCAATGGATTATGACTGCCCTACTAATCGAACTGTCCCGGCTTGGGATATCGTCTATCCGGCAGCCTTTAAAGATGGCTCTAATGAGCTAGATCCTGATCCAGCTGACTTTAGCTGGGAGAAGACGATCAAAGGTGAATCCGGTGAGCCTTTTGTGAATAACAAGCCTTTTGCGCTTATAAAAATTGGCGGGGAAACAAAGGCCAAAAAAGGTTCTGCCTTGGAGATGTCAGCCGGGTATCTCGGTCTTGGGCAAGGGATAGCAGGCGGTGGCACAGAGCTTGTGTATAATATCAATGTTCGCCAGCGCGGAAGAAACGGGAGCGAGTCGGTTCTCTGTATTAGGTATGCTCATGTCCTTGGTAATGAGGGGAATTGTAATTATACTGCCCCATAAGATTAAATGATTTTTTGGGTACTGGATTCGCACTATTCCAA from Candidatus Electrothrix communis encodes the following:
- a CDS encoding sigma-54 dependent transcriptional regulator — translated: MDAENILKHILVVDDEENMRHMLSVLLTGEGYLVETAVDGMEAVRLLKDKIFDFVLCDIRMPKMDGLAFLKAAESVEHGATVIMMSAFGSVDTALEAMKQGAYDFISKPFKTDEVVLVLKKAEERERLRRENIRLKRKIAELEKKSGFGAMIGKSKAMQEVFTLAEKVAEHPTTVLITGESGTGKELVAAGIHTKSGRVDEPFIAVNCGSVPENLLESEFFGYVRGAFTGADRDKKGLFEEADQGTLFLDEIAELPLSLQVKLLRVLQEQEIRPVGSAQRKKIDVRILAATARDISEEVQQGRFREDLFYRLNVINIQVPPLRNRSEDIPVLCDYFVKKFTKSLNRPDIEGLSHAALQQLLVHAWPGNVRELENVLERAVILTEGPHILPENLPENIQGSRADNVVDFLVGISSIKEGRRMVEERLIRQALEATQGNKSQAAQILEISYPSLLSKIKDYRVSGP
- a CDS encoding prepilin-type N-terminal cleavage/methylation domain-containing protein, encoding MKRNKKISDSAGFTFPELMIVIAIIGVMAAIGLPGLLRGLPEKRLKHATRNLYADLQKARLLAVKENRTAANPANVIFDTVEGTYSYPEGDGTSVVNLVDLYGDVIYGCDVAFNAGIKNAWRLSTDDPDDTVPESGLTSNIINFTNLGGANSEDVYLQSMNDTTVCYAVTVSPLGVVKVLRYYDSVWR
- a CDS encoding GspH/FimT family pseudopilin, whose translation is MKQEASRRKEVYGFSLVELILVIALLGVLSAVVVPSFLKNLPELRLKNAARNLHADLQKARLLAVKENRKVTVRFHEAGGYYYIDEDEKGTTGHKEWNPDEMKADLADYGGVIYGQGSAAKNWNNDLISRVVPYQDISFKTTGTATPASIYLQYQNENGIIYAVTTTSYGTVKVRRFSGLSWE
- a CDS encoding PilW family protein, which encodes MQRREQKENGFTLIEVMVSMVIASFVFAGIYGVYTIQQRSYTVQEQVSEMQQKGRAALDFLVRDIRMARYNDPDGACTSGDMAVWSAGPASFTFDTCDQSNTQQTVTYSLIVDNTKEPPAYRLVRTVGTGTAQTIAEDIEAVEFFYTIENNTEPVTFTSMLTVPAANMAQIRSVQISLLIRSTYPDRKHRDGVPYYPASELPDPPPAVFPPPVWDINGTTVNGTGNPPTTDPCDDELDRCHYHRRLLITTVKMRNMGL
- a CDS encoding prepilin-type N-terminal cleavage/methylation domain-containing protein encodes the protein MAIENRIRQDGFTLIETMIAMVVFTIGILGLFGMQTTAIKENLTANSITSGSAWAMDQVEQLLNQDYENLLDTDSDGNNCGGLDDWGDNADGSKVSGDVEPIYKIYWNIARGCSLTNVTFTPTTPENEIYSPKHLRIIVTRENGGGVEREFAVFNYIKQNVL
- a CDS encoding pilus assembly PilX N-terminal domain-containing protein, whose protein sequence is MKKTVNRLDNQEGFVLIAALLILLVLTVMGIAVNRGTMTEWRIAMNDREQKETFYEADAATELAAEVLVQNIACMGFNENEKGMVLRGVDKDHHAYIKHHAVGFWRFYAPDGTAVPSYGLDRDVDGVLDGVPNGEWDCDTDSTPDEVGNNVSMDYDCPTNRTVPAWDIVYPAAFKDGSNELDPDPADFSWEKTIKGESGEPFVNNKPFALIKIGGETKAKKGSALEMSAGYLGLGQGIAGGGTELVYNINVRQRGRNGSESVLCIRYAHVLGNEGNCNYTAP